catctcattttatctaattattataattttttaaaaattttatataaaatataataaacaattcaattttttcaaaatttaaaacaaaattactattaaaaaatcgtattataacaatattttatttaactttcaataaaacatcacatctcttctcatctaatattatattattaatacaatattttacaataagatagaaatataacataatatataatttataagcaTCTAATAGTTTTTCATGACTTATGATGGGTCTACTTCAATTATGAATTAAAGTTTTAACTGTTGGACATACTTTCTAGAAAAAAGTGCTTAcgacataatttaaattttacagatcaaattataaaaattaaatagtgCTACTCTCATTGCATGAAGTAGcacaaagtaaaaataaaataaaaaactaacaaGAGCTCCCAGCAATAAGCCTAGCAGTATTCATTACAATTAAAATACTGTGGACAATATACCCTACCTATATAccgatttgaaaataaaatactcTAATTTCTAACTCTTTATCTTGATGTATTGAGAAGAAACATAATGGTATTATAGAAATTTAGTTCCATTTTTTGGGGAGAGAAATATAGCCGAAGCTTTCAAATTATTGTACGGGCTTGCACGACTATTTACTGCAAATAATTTAAAGTATGTCCTGAATCATTGCAAGAAAAAGCAACTACTTTGGTTGTAACTTTTGATACAAGCTTGAAGCTCCCATGTGAAATAATGGTACGAGCAAGACGGCAAGATCCCGCAAATTTCTCACAAAAGTAAACACTCACAAAATGGGAAATAGCGATCTTAAAGGGTATGAATTTTGCTCCATAATTCAACACATCTGTCAATGAAAAATTGCATAAATACACCAATATAAATGCCCCATCTGATCCATTTCCACGCAGAGACTGACGCAGTTGGTTTGACAGAACATTTAAAATCGACCAATTTTGTCAAAGGCTTTTAatgcacttttatttttattttttgggaacGCATCTCGGCAGGTTtgtaattcaaaaattttaactcaaatttaaaattctcatatcattattataatttttttaaatttttacataaaatataataaaaattcaattttttcaaatctcaatacaactttttcaaatcttaaaataataataacactaaaaactaatattttaaactttcatctctaCTTACAAATCTTCCCTTAACTGAGTTTAGTGTGTTGCAAAAGGCCCAACTGTATTGCTCAATGCtcataatatgttaaattataatatttttttattataaaataaatctaatatataatattaaatcgAATCAAATTGTAAGTTTaatttatgaaatcttttttaattgtagCACTTTCTCAAATAAAATCTCTTCCCATTTCGTATGATAATTTTTAGATGCACAAGTTCCATCTGAAATGAAAGCCAAGTgtcaaagaagaataaaatggtACAAGAGGGTGGGAAAAAGTGGAAGAAGGGCTACTACTTATCATCCAACAAAGGGGAAAAAGGTCATTGTGAAGATAttctttataattcttttacgTGATCCCTTTATGATTaaggagaattttttttttttttttttttttaagaaatttaatatTCCTTTAATCTGTGTCTAGGACTCTACTTGAGAGTCCAAATCAGTCCACGTCAGCGACCTAGGGAAGCACGGTCATGAAAACTCTTTCGGTTTAAATGCATCTTTTGCCGGGCTCTTCATGCTCCTCACAAGTTCTTGAAAAAGATGGAGTTTTCAACCGAGGCACCGAAAGGtaaggaagaagagaaaggagACAATTGCAGATGGCGAATTTACCAAAGTTTTCAACCCAATTCCTTTTTGTTGCTTTCCTATTAATTAACAGAAGTAGTACGAATTATACAGGCAACATATCATCACACTGGACAGAAGGTATAGTGAAAAGCACCCATCAAAATCGTTGCACCCAGGAACCCACCTTTCAGTGTCCTCTTCTTCcccactttttttatttttttcagccTCTTTGCATTGCCTGGACTTTACCTTTTTTCTTTGCTATCATGGAAAGATaaaaaccacacaaaaatcGATCAATATTGCACCTCAAAATAATGAATATTGCTATAGAAACAAACATCAACGAAAAAAGTTGGTTTTTTTAAGACATCAGTATAGTATATAGAttggaaattatacaaaaatttctgtaaaattcatttctaaTAGCAGACAGTTACCAATTTCGACAAGATCAGATCACATTAAATGATACCCACGTGAGGACAGAATGCGATGACCTCGAATGAAGAACAATACTCCATCGCTTTCATCaagttctctctcttcttcaaaAGTAAGATCTATCTGCTTTACATTAAAAAGTCTTTAACCAAAGTAGGCCGATCCACCATCTACATATAGGATCTCATAATAATGACAGTTTCCACATCAATATCCCACATCCACATAATCCACAAACCCCAGCACTGGGGTTTGGAATCCACCGCAGCGTGAGGTCCCAGCCCATAGTGATGAAAACCCACTAATCAAAACCCACTTCAATTGGATATAAAAAGAAGGATTAGTACAAATTGGAACCaacagttaaaaaataaataaaggggaaaaaaagcaACTACATAGATAAAAggccaaaaaataaaagctaaaatAATGGAGTACAATAGCAGTCCGATTTAACTGGATGTCACATCCTCATAGAATCATCACTTCTCCACGAAACTACCTGTTTCCGCCTACTGGAACCCGCCCCCATTACTGTTCCTAAATTACATCAGAAACAAACCTCCTCTGCATTATCCCCAAAAATTGGACCAGACGCAGACTTTATACTCTACAGAAAGATCCTCCTAGAGGTGATAATCGACAAAGGGGAAAAGGGCGGGGAGCTTGGGACCCGAGTTTCATCCTAATGGAGAATGGTTCTCTTGATGGGGAAAAAATGACAGTAACGTAAACCTAAAATTTGGAAATATTAGAAGCCAAAAACCACTTAGACTGGGTTCATTCTTCTGAATATAACCCAGAGGGTTTCTCACCCTATCTAACTTCTGTTGTAATAAAATAGCGAAAAtgaatcttcttttcttttttcaaacatCTTTCTCCCTTGCTTTCTTCCTTTGTTACCGTTACCACCTTACCCGCACTCACCGCCAACAAAATCTGGAAAGGCATATGTTATTTACCAAAACCTTTCTGTAGTCTACTACCTCGGAAATCAGCAAAAATGGTTTCAATTTTGCTGAGCCACAAGATGATCTAGCTGCATTTGTTCAAGATGCATTTGTTCCAGCCATGCTCCCAACACAGCATGATCAACCGATTCTGTTTGTGAGTTCACATTAGAAACCTCACTGGACGTAGCAGCAACATCAGAGAGAGGTGTCACTAGCTTGTCTTTGATGTCAGTTGGAGATTCTTTGACAAGTGACTGAACCCATGATAGGTCTGGCTCTTCTCCATTGTTCCCAAGCTCAAATGAAGATGACCTGCGGAGCTTACCTAATTCTTCTGTGCTAACAGCCCAATCCAGCTTCCCATTTGAGGATCCCCATTTTGACCAAGAATTTGCAGGGGACCCAACAATGGAAGCAGAGTTGGAGCCAAGTTCCCGTGAGCTGAGGCTGCGAAACTGTTGCTGATTCTCACGTTGAGCTAACATTGATACCCGAGAGCTCATAGGTGAGATAGGTTCCACACTTCGGGGAGACATCCTCCCTGAAGTCGGAACACCAAAGGAGGCCTGCAATAAATGATGGTCAACGTTTTTTGGGGAGAAGTTTGTATTGATTGGTGACAACATgctctgctgctgctgctgaaaTTGATTAAGAAGTGCTGATTTGTGTGTTGGGGAGAAAACAGCTGAAGCCAATGCTTGGTCAGCATATCGAGGAGAAGAGCTCTCAGTCGAAAATAGATCATCAAGATTTGAAGGGGTTAGAGTTTTAAACCGACCAGAACGATTCAGAGAATTAGAACTCATTGATGGTTGAGAGAGGCAAGATAGATCATTTAAGAGCTGTTGTTGCTGCAAATCAAAATCTGGCAACATATCAAAGTCCTCTGTAGGAATGTCTCTAGCATTAAGTGAAGATCTCAAGCGACTGGAATGAAGATTGCTTCCTGATAGATGCAAGGCTGGGACATTTGGTTGGGGCCAAGCTGCATGTGACAAGCCATTCGCAGATGGAGACATGGGTGGAGTGAACGGTGAAGGGGACATAACAGATACCGATGAAGGGGAGCCAGGCAGGAGGCTCATGGCTGCAGCAAAATCCATGGCTGCAGCTCCAGAAGTACTTGAGCGAGGAGAGGGAACAGCAGAACCAGTAGAGACATATAGTGGTCGAAGTTCCTCGGTGGTGTGGGCAAAAAAGCAGACTCTCCTTGCACAATTGGTACCATCCTTGCAAAGACGAGTTCGATACTGAGCAGGGTGCAGCCAGCACTCAAAGACCCCATGAGCATATTCACACATATCTCCACGCCTACATGCCCCCTTTCGGAAATCAGGACAAGGGACGCAACTGTAATGGAACTTCCTTGGATCCCTTCTTCGAGCATTCTCCCCTGGATGAACAAATGGGCACTCAGTCCAATCATGAGAGTAGGCACGAGAGCAAGGCCGCACCTTGAATGAATACATTCGGAATTCATCAGTTGAATAGATGCTATTCTTGATATCAGGGAGAGATGGGTCTACAGGATATTCTTTCTTCTCCGACATGGAATATATGGGGAGATCGCTGAAATTCATCTTTGTTAGCGAAGTGAAATCTGACACAGATAGGGACCCATTCTCAGGGGAAGATGAAAGGGGTGGGGAATTCAAACTCATAGTGCCTGTTAAGACCGTCAGCTTGTGCTCTACATCAGAACCGTTAGGTTTAAGGAGTTGTTCAAGGGTCAATTTGGCATCTTGGAATTTTGGAggaacaacaataacatcaataGGAGACTGACCATCGGCATCTACCGAATTTACATCGGCTCCTGATGCTAAAAGTAGGTTCACAGCATCAACAGCATTTACAGCCCCACCTGAGGCAGCACAGTGAAGGGCAGTACTTTTATCAAGGCCGCAGGGTCTATTTACATCAGCATCTGACAAAGAAAGTATCAGTTTCATGACATCAATACTGCCATATGTAGCAGCAACCATCAGAGGTGTTCTGTGCTCATTAACCATCTGCTTTGAGCCTTTCTTTCGACCATACCACAGACCAATATCATCAATACCAGAAGGATCACGCTCTATTGATCTTTTGAAGCCCTCAATGTCATTGTTAGCAGCAAGTTCAAGCAAACTAGCAAAAGTATCTTCCGTTTCAACAGTCAAGTGATTCATGTCTACGCTGGGGGGTGTGCTTTCATCAATGAATGTAGAATTTGATGTTGGGAATGATCTGAGTTTTAACCACTCTGATCCACAGCACATTCTTTCATTTACCGAACATCTGAAccaaataataacaacaataagGTTCAAAATGTACAATAAGCATTAAATCAACAcgacaactttaaaaaaataatatatatcccTCCATGGAACTCCCAGCAGAAACCCCTTGCAGATGCTATTTAGAAAATGTATGACCAAATTTAACCAGAATCAAAAGAAACCCAACGTAGATGAATGCTGGGCTTGTAAGTCTCTGGAGGTTATGAGAATTACGAGTAgaaaatagtttttagataTAAAAACCAGTTATAGTTTAGGATTGATTAccatttttggaaaatgaatCAAGCCAGTTAAAAGGAATCAAAGTAAAACTGGAGGTTTTTCGAGACAAAAAAAACAATCTAAGTAAAATAATCCGACAAGTGCGGGATTATGATTTCAATTCCCTATCTTAGAATCCATATTCATACACTTCCCATTATTTCCAGATGCATATTTCAAACAGCTATAAAAAGGTATCAAACTGCGTGGGAAATCCATCACGCGTACCATTCACTGTCCAGTTCTTGATCTTTCTCATTTTACTTAGGTTCTCAAACCCAGGAAACTTAATACACAAACTTCACTTTTTTCATGAAGTTAAAAGAATTGctttacatgaaaaataatgGAGAAATAAATTGTGCTACGTTCGGCTACTGAGAAATTGTAGGAAAAATAAAGCAATGATATTTAAGGGAATGAATAAAGAGGAtgaatttcaaaactttggtttttCATATTTAGGATCCAAGGTGAACACTGTTCCTTGTTACAATACGAAAGCAACAAAAATAACCTAAAACACAAATTATTCTGCCAGTTTATGTCATCGCCTGTTTGCATAGGTTTAAGAAAATCAAGAGCCCGAATCTTAACATTCTGAAACTGAGCAACCATCGGACGGTGAGGATCAAAGAAACCATCGCAGCGGCGATCGTACAAGTACTCCAATAGTCATTAACTCCAGCAAAATATTAGTCAAATATAGAAAAACatttcaaaaatgaaaatgaataaaaacacCAATAATGAAAGCAAGTAAGAAACAGCAACCATAATCATAGCGGCCAATAAAATCATAGAGAAAAAGCACAGTAGCAGGATCAAACACACACGAACTCCGATTCAAAGCAAGTATGTACCTATGTTTAGCTAAAGCTTTAAAAGATTGCAAAAAACCAAAACTAGAAACAGCTTGCGAAGAGCATCTTCCTCCACGTGATCACAAAGTTCCCCATACCGCAAGGATTTAATTTCGGAGAGAGATCAAGTACAAGATAATCAAGCAGAGTCCAAAATAAATCTTTTAGTGGAAAGGCTCTGCTCAGAGCGAATCTTACCAGATAGTCTTCTTCCAGTTGAGGAAGTGAGGTAAGCGCCATGCAGTTGAGTTGTGAAGCAGATCTAAGAGCTTGCAGCGAAAGCATCTGGAGTCAGAGAAAATCTTCAGGAAATCTTATCGGAGCGAGAGAGTTGTGAGAAAAAGCAAGAGAGGGACGGATAGAAGTGCTTGGTCTTCTTCTTCCATCTCCAATTCCTATGTTCTGCTTTCTCatggaaaaattaaataataattaactaaacTATTTCGAAAGACGTCGaaatcattttttgttttgttttgatgtaaTCGCCTATCCTATCCCCATTTTGCATCCAACTTCCTGTCTCCCTTCAAAGTTCCACCGtatataatttaaagaaaaacatttacGAAATATtctaagtaattttttattgaattatattcttataataaattttattaaattaaaagtgagatgatatattttttaataaaaataataattataataatatacaaGTGTCgtctaattattttataaaaaaataaatataaaatttatataaagtattattaaaaaatataaagttttaaagtaactataatacttatatattttaagattatatatagtattgtttatttttttaaataatattactgaAGACTTtaagattatataaattatttacttattttgataattttacataaaaacaaACACCTAAAATCTTccacaaataaatataattaaacataatagactcaaataaaaaaaaaaacgtattttttaatataaatttaaatggtATTGCTATTATTAAgttgtgtaatatttttttaaattgtccGTATCTCTTTAAATCTAagtaatttaaaaacaaaaggcTAGCGCACTACTTTTACGGTGGTCACTGGAATCGTGCCACGTAACGAGATGAGGGCAGATAGGTCATTCGGAGAATAAGTTTTTCGTTGGACCAGCAACTGTAGTCGACGTGGCAAGTATTCATTGGGTAATGTTTCCTCGGGAGTAGAAAGCGACTACACGAACTGAACGCTCTTGTAATAATTTAACCGCAGTATTGGGGTCAAATTCTGTGGAAATTCAACCTAAATTCACATTAATgaatgttaaaatttgaaaggtCGCCGCTTACGAAAGAAAACTTTGGAAGGTAGAAATATCGTGCGTCCTCGTTGCAAGTGTCATATGCAATCAAATGCGCTGGCACCAATTGATTGGAGGATACCTAGCAATACGAAACTTTCCCAGCTAAATTGATTTGAGAAATGACGGATTGGCCCATGATCACCAATAGAATATCGACACGTTTGTGGAGCTTGGTTGTTCTGTCAAGCAGGTGAAATTAATTTACCCGGGCTACTACACACACTTTCGAAGTCCCTAGAAAGAAGGTGAATGTAAAGAGGTGTTACCGGTTAGGTGAGTAAGGGGTAAGGTGACCGGACGATCCGGTGAAAGCATGCTCGTGCGCGTGGTTGAATAAACTGGATTGGAAGAAGGTGCTGGCGTCCACCAATCGGAGAGATCCGGACGGCTGGTTTTAAGAGTACGAAAGCGGACTTGACGCACACTTCAATTCGGGTTAATTGTGATGTCAAATCACAAGGAGGAAGAGGGAAAGCGTGGAACACCGACGACAAAATAGAAATACGAAAAATGGGAAAACAAAAGTGAAATCAATtcactaattaaattaaaataaataaaaccaaatatTCAGAATCACACTTTCAACGCTAGATTTTAGTTTTTACCGTAAAAATCTTTCAACGTCAtgcattttatttcaattcatttcgttataataatcttttaaaacttttataaaaataataataaataattcaatttttcaaatttttaaaataataataatattataaaaatattttatttaattcttaactttcatctcaattaaactatctcaactcattatagAAATCattcataaatctatttatcatcctcacacatcatatatcatattttttaaaaatttttttataataaatatataatatatagataataaatagaacaatttaattaatttaataataataaaatagactaataataaatttattatgatGTGTGATTACGAGTAACATTTAGATTTTAATCGAAAACATTTGACTATTATCATCTGTCTACAAAAAGtattgtatttaattatttagaataatattaaatataagtctcaaataaataaatttcaaaagatattttataaaaaagtaaatttcactagtaaaaaatatttttttatactttttcgtaatgagatatatttatatataaaaagattacatgagatttatatatttagatattgtACAAATCATTACTCTTTATTAACGATTCAaagcttaaaaatatataattttgtatgttttaaagagattaacttatttttatgaacaaaaatactattaatgatttatattatttttataaaaaaaatgatattcatgctcttttaattatcatatcgtaatatgatattaaattatttatatataagttagaaataaataaatatttcccGATTATTTGATACTACGTGATGAT
This genomic interval from Carya illinoinensis cultivar Pawnee chromosome 10, C.illinoinensisPawnee_v1, whole genome shotgun sequence contains the following:
- the LOC122278003 gene encoding zinc finger CCCH domain-containing protein 30-like, giving the protein MCCGSEWLKLRSFPTSNSTFIDESTPPSVDMNHLTVETEDTFASLLELAANNDIEGFKRSIERDPSGIDDIGLWYGRKKGSKQMVNEHRTPLMVAATYGSIDVMKLILSLSDADVNRPCGLDKSTALHCAASGGAVNAVDAVNLLLASGADVNSVDADGQSPIDVIVVPPKFQDAKLTLEQLLKPNGSDVEHKLTVLTGTMSLNSPPLSSSPENGSLSVSDFTSLTKMNFSDLPIYSMSEKKEYPVDPSLPDIKNSIYSTDEFRMYSFKVRPCSRAYSHDWTECPFVHPGENARRRDPRKFHYSCVPCPDFRKGACRRGDMCEYAHGVFECWLHPAQYRTRLCKDGTNCARRVCFFAHTTEELRPLYVSTGSAVPSPRSSTSGAAAMDFAAAMSLLPGSPSSVSVMSPSPFTPPMSPSANGLSHAAWPQPNVPALHLSGSNLHSSRLRSSLNARDIPTEDFDMLPDFDLQQQQLLNDLSCLSQPSMSSNSLNRSGRFKTLTPSNLDDLFSTESSSPRYADQALASAVFSPTHKSALLNQFQQQQQSMLSPINTNFSPKNVDHHLLQASFGVPTSGRMSPRSVEPISPMSSRVSMLAQRENQQQFRSLSSRELGSNSASIVGSPANSWSKWGSSNGKLDWAVSTEELGKLRRSSSFELGNNGEEPDLSWVQSLVKESPTDIKDKLVTPLSDVAATSSEVSNVNSQTESVDHAVLGAWLEQMHLEQMQLDHLVAQQN